A portion of the Streptomyces sp. NBC_00376 genome contains these proteins:
- a CDS encoding protein phosphatase 2C domain-containing protein, translated as MSQQGEKPAAHEDDWWRRLYDENARDIGTSDAADSLDDPDSLDERFDSASEALGPGGGGGADGGPGGGAGAPPEAGAAEASEPGTVGVPRPAGERAVREGAVRERAPWEPPAATVRAPGAPPVGPTQPRTFVVPPVPAGPPPPPSPPSAPSPPSVPPLPRRPVAGKPAASQAPVTASTASTSPVASTSPVASTAPVAPGTPVAPTAPADSVAPAPEAERESGPVSRPVIGHVGDRPPTYDAEPTALPATVPQELEGIVADTALDGARYGTYTLRAASVRGDSARFRGEPRRDALLTARFGTDEHALVLVAVATGARATESAHLAAADACRWIGSAVGRSHARLSEDIRAGRRGELKSGLHRLADRTYGKLRARAAELGVEPHQYTAGLRCLLLSADPDCRTRIFFGIGAGGLFRLRDGVWQDLEPVVPAAGGRGTDPRSGAGAAAVAGVKAGAGSGSGVEAGSGFAESGPDGDRLTMDLAVTTSAPPHAEAPPGPPDPPAEPFRFRGSVARPGDTLLLCSPGLAEPLRGEPALAQELAGRWASEGAPGLVAFLADTQLRVKGYSDDRTGVGVWEA; from the coding sequence ATGAGTCAGCAGGGGGAGAAGCCCGCCGCCCACGAGGACGACTGGTGGCGCAGGCTGTACGACGAGAACGCCCGGGACATTGGGACGAGCGACGCGGCCGACAGCCTCGACGACCCGGACAGCCTCGACGAGCGATTCGACTCGGCGTCGGAAGCGTTGGGTCCGGGCGGAGGCGGGGGAGCCGACGGCGGACCCGGCGGGGGTGCGGGGGCGCCGCCCGAGGCGGGGGCGGCGGAGGCGTCCGAGCCGGGGACGGTGGGGGTGCCCCGGCCGGCGGGGGAGCGTGCGGTGCGGGAGGGGGCGGTACGGGAGCGTGCTCCGTGGGAGCCGCCCGCCGCGACCGTACGTGCGCCGGGGGCGCCTCCGGTCGGCCCGACGCAGCCGCGTACCTTCGTCGTCCCGCCGGTTCCCGCGGGTCCGCCGCCCCCGCCGTCTCCGCCGTCTGCTCCGTCTCCCCCGTCGGTGCCGCCGCTGCCCAGGCGGCCGGTCGCCGGGAAACCCGCCGCCTCGCAGGCACCCGTCACCGCATCGACCGCGTCCACCTCACCCGTCGCGTCCACCTCACCCGTCGCGTCCACTGCACCCGTCGCACCGGGCACACCCGTCGCACCGACCGCACCCGCCGATTCCGTCGCACCCGCACCGGAGGCCGAACGCGAATCCGGCCCCGTCTCCCGCCCCGTGATCGGCCATGTGGGTGACCGGCCGCCGACCTACGACGCCGAACCCACCGCGCTGCCCGCCACCGTCCCGCAGGAGCTGGAGGGCATCGTCGCCGACACCGCGCTCGACGGCGCCCGCTACGGCACGTACACCCTGCGCGCCGCCTCCGTGCGCGGGGACTCCGCGCGGTTCCGAGGCGAGCCCCGCCGCGACGCCCTGCTCACCGCCCGCTTCGGCACCGACGAACACGCCCTGGTCCTGGTCGCCGTCGCCACCGGGGCCCGCGCCACCGAATCGGCACATCTGGCGGCGGCCGACGCCTGCCGCTGGATCGGCTCAGCGGTCGGCCGCAGCCACGCCCGGCTCTCCGAGGACATAAGGGCGGGCCGCCGCGGAGAGCTCAAATCCGGACTGCACCGTCTCGCCGACCGCACGTACGGCAAGCTGCGGGCCCGCGCCGCCGAGCTGGGGGTGGAGCCGCATCAGTACACGGCGGGCCTGCGCTGCCTCCTGCTGTCGGCGGACCCCGACTGCCGCACCCGGATCTTCTTCGGCATCGGCGCCGGTGGACTCTTCCGGCTGCGTGACGGCGTATGGCAGGACCTCGAACCGGTGGTCCCGGCAGCCGGTGGCCGCGGCACGGACCCCAGGTCCGGAGCCGGAGCCGCGGCTGTGGCCGGGGTCAAAGCAGGGGCCGGGTCCGGGTCCGGGGTCGAAGCCGGGTCCGGGTTCGCCGAGAGCGGCCCCGACGGTGACCGCCTCACCATGGATCTGGCCGTCACCACATCCGCGCCGCCCCATGCAGAGGCCCCGCCCGGCCCGCCCGATCCGCCCGCAGAACCGTTCCGCTTCCGGGGCTCGGTGGCCCGGCCGGGAGACACGCTGTTGCTGTGCAGCCCCGGACTGGCCGAACCGCTGCGCGGCGAGCCCGCCCTCGCCCAGGAACTCGCCGGACGCTGGGCCTCCGAAGGGGCACCCGGGCTCGTGGCGTTCCTCGCGGACACCCAGCTCCGGGTGAAGGGGTACTCCGACGACCGTACGGGCGTGGGTGTCTGGGAGGCGTAA
- a CDS encoding glycosyl hydrolase family 95 catalytic domain-containing protein: MLATGTAIGGALVAAGTAVPALAASPTTPAPTTPTTVHSPDDSWHTVLDDADLLWQKPPKTWYEGPYLGNGRLGSGIYAEPGATTRAVRFNVQHSEVQDHRPEFGSLFGLARLPIGHFTLEPVGAITGIEWWMRLRTAQLEGTITTTAGTLKLRAFVHSTSDLLAVEVTPSEGEQDFRWVFHPAEAISPRAAFKPVPDGYTGNPPAVTEQHGDTTAAVQPLLAGGQHVTAWREHARGTARTLYVTVAHSHPATTARDRALRTVKGASALPYGPLAAPHRAWWDRFYRKSFLSLPDARLQRFYWIQLYKTASAARKDAPVMATSGPWLEPTPWPNTWWNLNVQLEYWLIHGSNHLELDAVTRALSEIRDQLSREVSAPYRADSAGIPRTTDPQLVNGASVTDGGYGVGIPGQDPPTPEVGNLTWALHNVWLSYRHTMDESILRDTLFPLLRKAVNYYLHFLTPGTDGKLHLPATFSPEYGVNAPDCNYDLMLLRWGCRTLLESAERLGVRDPLTARWQEVLARLAPYPVDANGFMIGAGVPFAKSHRHYSHMLAVYPLYELTGATADERALIEKSLAHWVGFEGALQGYTFTGAASMSALLGKGEDALKYLGQLMSRFIQANTMYKESGPVIETPLSAAQSLHDMVCQSWGGTIRVFPALPAAWRELTVHDFRTQGAFLLSAVREEGRTRWVRLTSEAGAPCVVRHGIDGPVEIRDRHGRPLEHEVAADGTVRIRLGKGDSALITARGDRPDLTIRPVPANEAAPRWGLPA, from the coding sequence GTGCTCGCCACCGGCACCGCGATCGGCGGCGCACTCGTGGCGGCCGGCACGGCCGTCCCCGCCCTGGCAGCAAGCCCGACCACCCCGGCCCCTACCACCCCCACCACCGTGCACTCCCCCGACGACAGCTGGCACACGGTCCTCGACGATGCCGACCTGCTCTGGCAGAAGCCGCCGAAGACCTGGTACGAGGGCCCGTACCTCGGCAACGGCCGCCTCGGCTCCGGCATCTACGCGGAGCCCGGCGCCACCACCCGGGCCGTCCGCTTCAACGTCCAGCACTCCGAGGTCCAGGACCACCGACCCGAGTTCGGTTCGCTCTTCGGTCTCGCCCGCCTCCCCATCGGCCACTTCACTCTGGAGCCGGTCGGCGCCATCACGGGCATCGAGTGGTGGATGCGGCTGCGCACCGCCCAGCTCGAAGGCACGATCACCACGACCGCGGGCACCCTGAAGCTCCGCGCCTTCGTCCACTCCACCAGCGATCTGCTCGCCGTGGAGGTCACCCCGAGCGAGGGCGAACAGGACTTCCGCTGGGTCTTCCACCCCGCCGAGGCGATCAGCCCGCGCGCCGCCTTCAAGCCGGTCCCGGACGGCTACACCGGCAACCCTCCCGCGGTGACCGAACAGCACGGCGACACCACCGCCGCCGTCCAGCCACTGCTCGCGGGCGGTCAGCACGTCACCGCCTGGCGCGAACACGCCAGGGGCACGGCCCGCACCCTCTACGTCACGGTGGCGCACTCCCACCCCGCGACAACGGCACGCGACCGTGCGCTGCGTACCGTCAAGGGCGCCTCCGCGCTCCCGTACGGCCCGCTCGCCGCCCCCCATCGCGCATGGTGGGACCGGTTCTACCGGAAGAGCTTCCTGTCCCTGCCCGACGCCCGGTTGCAGCGCTTCTACTGGATCCAGCTCTACAAGACCGCGTCGGCGGCCCGCAAGGACGCCCCGGTGATGGCCACCTCCGGCCCCTGGCTGGAGCCCACGCCCTGGCCCAACACCTGGTGGAACCTCAACGTCCAGCTGGAGTACTGGCTGATCCACGGCTCCAACCACCTGGAACTGGACGCCGTCACCCGCGCCCTGAGCGAAATCCGGGACCAGCTCTCGCGCGAGGTCTCCGCCCCCTACCGGGCCGACTCGGCCGGCATCCCCCGCACCACCGACCCCCAGCTGGTCAACGGTGCCTCGGTGACCGACGGCGGCTACGGGGTCGGCATCCCCGGCCAGGACCCGCCCACCCCCGAGGTCGGCAATCTGACCTGGGCACTGCACAACGTCTGGCTCTCCTACCGGCACACCATGGACGAGTCGATCCTGCGCGACACGCTCTTCCCGCTGCTGCGCAAGGCCGTCAACTACTACCTGCACTTCCTGACGCCCGGCACGGACGGAAAGCTGCACCTCCCGGCGACGTTCTCCCCCGAGTACGGCGTCAACGCCCCCGACTGCAACTACGACCTGATGCTGCTGCGCTGGGGCTGCCGCACCCTGCTGGAATCCGCCGAGCGGCTCGGCGTCCGCGACCCGCTGACCGCCCGCTGGCAGGAGGTCCTGGCCAGGCTCGCGCCCTACCCCGTCGATGCCAACGGGTTCATGATCGGCGCCGGGGTCCCGTTCGCGAAGTCGCACCGCCACTACTCGCACATGCTCGCGGTGTACCCGCTGTACGAGCTGACCGGCGCGACGGCCGACGAACGCGCCCTGATCGAGAAGTCCCTCGCCCACTGGGTGGGCTTCGAAGGCGCCCTCCAGGGCTACACCTTCACCGGCGCCGCGTCGATGTCCGCGCTGCTCGGCAAGGGCGAGGACGCTCTGAAGTACCTGGGCCAGCTGATGAGCCGCTTCATCCAGGCGAACACCATGTACAAGGAGTCCGGCCCGGTCATCGAGACCCCGCTCTCGGCGGCCCAGTCCCTGCACGACATGGTCTGCCAGTCCTGGGGCGGCACGATCAGGGTCTTCCCGGCACTGCCCGCCGCCTGGCGGGAACTGACCGTTCACGACTTCCGGACCCAGGGCGCCTTCCTGCTCAGTGCAGTACGCGAGGAGGGCCGGACCCGCTGGGTGCGGCTGACCAGCGAGGCCGGCGCACCCTGCGT
- a CDS encoding S8 family serine peptidase, which produces MRPISRTALGAATAAVLAVTAIAPSAAAPQDDATGKRALTGSSAAEAKKDKSVTVTLVTGDKVLVSKDGSGADSATALPREDGTVPLVQTRQSGKDLYVYPESAAAALAAGKVDEELFNVTGLIRQGYDDAHTKSLPLIAVYGEGQSRSTFATPRGAKRGLALDAIGGLALKAEKEKAADFWSDVTRGARSFSTSGMKKLWLDRKVQATLDKSTKQVGADLAWAAGYDGKGTKVAVLDTGVDAEHPDLKGRVAASENFTDSDSTDDRQGHGTHTISTVGGSGAASGGKKKGVAPGADLLAGKVLNDSGSGAESWIIAGMQWAVDQKADVVSMSLGSPEPTDCTDPMSVAAEELAQSKGTLFVIAAGNSGPTFNTVSSPGCAPSVLTVGAVDRDDTTAQFSSRGPAIGSHTLKPEIAAPGVAISAAAAGGRGVYAYRSMSGTSMATPHVAGAAAIVKQRHPDWTAQQIKAALVSSAKSDIPGDVRETGGGRLDVKAAIDTTVVGAPAIQGGTYNWPQDRTDRTTVDVPYTNSGTEPVKLSLSVQGVTGNDGSAVRSSVAKLDAKTVTVPAGATVKVPLQIDPTAKLKAAQYGDVTGRVLATGPGGAKVSTPFSLYVGAETVTLRVKLVDGAGKPAAGSSSLDVIGTDTSSGERRFNDGSADQVYQVRPGAYFVSGFVTTADPKDATGYLNESVAYLARPQVDVTKDTTLVLDARKAHRIQVKTEDRASESRSTTLAFGRTWDDVWLHSGSISGGSAVKNYLADVQGKASDGDFEFASFWRAYAPQIEKLSVVGGIELHPRTASTGSVNLDGTGKAALVDAGTGTPAELKAADVAGKIALVQVADGSNNVYGQVRDAKAAGAKAIITHRPSAGPWQPSVGYAASTLPALGIEADEADALKVALADGPVELGWKATAVSPFVYNLAFPETGPVTSDRTYKVRDNKLGKVTANYEAMGLAADYVDMMIINRPYGGAFSGVTDYVAAPSKRTEYYSAGDTAWVRYLSSSFPWGEMMVDQPRTYTAGSKRTENWYRGIPAPSAPRDAAGKPQLAAERQDNLIGVAPGFWSDSEHAGLQGSFGDMGSMRLSSGGKVIGETGWPAGVFTVPAEDAAYELTMQTTRFGQPAAVWKRSTSTETTWKFRSKRDENAYSQGIPLLFPGYDLDSDGLKTLAAEDGQKIGLSVTGHAGYTPGKLTAAKVSYSYDGGKTWTEATTAQQDGRWTATVNHAGAAGKPVTLKTELTDANGNSVIQTVTDAYAVR; this is translated from the coding sequence ATGCGTCCGATATCGCGTACGGCGCTGGGCGCGGCCACCGCCGCCGTCCTGGCCGTCACCGCGATCGCACCGTCCGCGGCAGCGCCGCAGGACGATGCGACAGGGAAGAGAGCACTGACCGGCAGTTCGGCCGCCGAAGCCAAGAAGGACAAGTCGGTCACCGTGACCCTGGTCACCGGTGACAAGGTCCTGGTGAGCAAGGACGGTTCGGGGGCCGACTCGGCCACCGCGCTGCCCCGCGAGGACGGCACCGTCCCCCTGGTGCAGACCAGGCAGTCCGGCAAGGACCTCTACGTCTACCCCGAGAGCGCCGCCGCCGCGCTCGCCGCGGGCAAGGTCGACGAGGAGCTCTTCAACGTCACCGGCCTCATCCGGCAGGGCTACGACGACGCCCACACCAAGTCGCTGCCGCTGATCGCGGTTTACGGCGAGGGCCAGTCCCGCTCCACCTTCGCCACCCCGCGCGGCGCCAAGCGCGGACTCGCGCTCGACGCCATCGGCGGTCTCGCCCTCAAGGCGGAGAAGGAGAAGGCCGCCGACTTCTGGTCGGACGTCACCCGTGGCGCCCGTTCCTTCTCGACCTCCGGCATGAAGAAGCTCTGGCTCGACCGCAAGGTTCAGGCCACCCTCGACAAGTCGACAAAGCAGGTCGGTGCCGACCTCGCCTGGGCCGCCGGATACGACGGCAAGGGCACCAAGGTCGCCGTCCTCGACACCGGTGTCGACGCCGAACACCCCGACCTCAAGGGCCGGGTCGCCGCCTCGGAGAACTTCACCGACTCCGACTCCACCGACGACCGCCAGGGCCACGGCACCCACACCATCTCCACCGTCGGCGGCTCCGGCGCGGCCAGCGGCGGCAAGAAGAAGGGCGTCGCCCCCGGCGCCGACCTGCTCGCGGGCAAGGTCCTCAACGACAGCGGCTCCGGCGCCGAGTCCTGGATCATCGCCGGCATGCAGTGGGCCGTCGACCAGAAGGCCGACGTCGTCTCCATGAGCCTCGGCAGCCCGGAACCGACGGACTGCACCGACCCGATGAGCGTCGCCGCCGAGGAACTCGCGCAGAGCAAGGGCACCTTGTTCGTGATCGCGGCCGGCAACTCGGGCCCGACGTTCAACACCGTCTCCTCGCCCGGCTGCGCCCCGAGCGTGCTGACCGTCGGCGCCGTCGACCGCGACGACACCACGGCCCAGTTCTCCAGCCGCGGGCCCGCGATCGGATCGCACACCCTCAAGCCCGAGATCGCCGCCCCCGGCGTCGCCATCTCGGCCGCGGCGGCCGGTGGCCGCGGCGTGTACGCGTACCGGTCGATGTCCGGTACGTCGATGGCCACCCCGCATGTCGCGGGCGCCGCAGCCATCGTGAAGCAGCGTCACCCGGACTGGACCGCCCAGCAGATCAAGGCGGCGCTCGTCTCGTCCGCGAAGAGCGACATCCCCGGCGACGTACGCGAGACCGGCGGCGGCCGCCTCGACGTCAAGGCCGCCATCGACACCACCGTCGTCGGCGCCCCCGCCATCCAGGGCGGCACCTACAACTGGCCGCAGGACCGGACCGACCGCACCACGGTCGACGTCCCGTACACCAACTCCGGCACCGAGCCGGTGAAGCTGTCGCTGAGCGTGCAGGGCGTCACCGGCAACGACGGCTCGGCCGTCCGTTCCTCCGTCGCGAAGCTCGACGCGAAAACCGTCACCGTCCCGGCCGGAGCCACCGTCAAGGTCCCGCTGCAGATCGACCCGACGGCCAAGCTGAAGGCCGCGCAGTACGGTGACGTCACCGGACGCGTGCTGGCCACCGGCCCCGGCGGCGCCAAGGTCTCCACCCCGTTCTCGCTGTACGTCGGGGCCGAGACCGTCACGCTGCGGGTCAAGCTCGTCGACGGCGCCGGCAAGCCCGCCGCGGGCTCCTCCTCGCTCGACGTGATCGGCACCGACACCTCCAGCGGCGAGCGCCGCTTCAACGACGGTTCCGCCGACCAGGTCTACCAGGTGCGCCCCGGCGCGTACTTCGTCTCCGGCTTCGTCACCACGGCCGACCCGAAGGACGCCACCGGCTACCTGAACGAGTCCGTCGCCTACCTCGCGCGGCCCCAGGTGGACGTCACCAAGGACACGACCCTGGTCCTGGACGCCCGCAAGGCGCACCGGATCCAGGTGAAGACCGAGGACCGCGCCTCCGAGAGCCGCTCCACGACGCTCGCGTTCGGCCGTACCTGGGACGATGTCTGGCTGCACTCGGGCTCCATCTCCGGTGGCTCCGCGGTCAAGAACTACCTGGCGGACGTGCAGGGCAAGGCCAGTGACGGCGACTTCGAGTTCGCCAGCTTCTGGCGCGCGTACGCCCCGCAGATCGAGAAGCTGTCGGTCGTCGGCGGCATCGAACTGCACCCGAGGACGGCGAGCACCGGCTCCGTCAACCTCGACGGCACCGGCAAGGCCGCCCTCGTCGACGCCGGTACCGGTACCCCCGCCGAGCTGAAGGCCGCGGACGTCGCCGGGAAGATCGCTCTGGTTCAGGTCGCTGACGGCAGCAACAACGTGTACGGCCAGGTGCGTGACGCCAAGGCAGCCGGCGCCAAGGCCATCATCACCCACCGCCCCTCCGCAGGACCCTGGCAGCCGTCCGTCGGCTACGCCGCATCGACGCTGCCTGCACTCGGCATCGAGGCCGACGAGGCCGACGCGCTGAAGGTCGCCCTGGCCGACGGCCCGGTCGAGCTGGGCTGGAAGGCCACCGCGGTCAGCCCGTTCGTCTACAACCTGGCCTTCCCCGAGACCGGTCCGGTCACCTCGGACCGCACCTACAAGGTCCGGGACAACAAGCTCGGCAAGGTCACCGCCAACTACGAGGCGATGGGCCTCGCGGCGGACTACGTCGACATGATGATCATCAACCGGCCGTACGGTGGTGCGTTCTCCGGCGTCACCGACTACGTCGCCGCCCCCAGCAAGCGCACCGAGTACTACTCGGCAGGCGACACCGCGTGGGTCCGGTACCTCTCCTCCAGCTTCCCCTGGGGCGAGATGATGGTCGACCAGCCGCGCACCTACACGGCCGGCTCGAAGCGCACGGAGAACTGGTACCGGGGCATCCCCGCGCCCTCCGCCCCGCGCGACGCCGCCGGTAAGCCCCAGCTCGCCGCCGAGCGCCAGGACAACCTGATCGGCGTCGCCCCGGGCTTCTGGAGCGACAGTGAGCACGCCGGTCTCCAGGGCTCCTTCGGAGACATGGGCAGCATGCGGCTGAGCAGCGGCGGCAAGGTGATCGGTGAGACCGGCTGGCCGGCCGGGGTGTTCACCGTCCCGGCGGAGGACGCCGCCTACGAACTCACCATGCAGACCACCCGGTTCGGTCAGCCCGCCGCCGTGTGGAAGCGCTCCACCAGCACCGAGACCACCTGGAAGTTCCGTTCGAAGCGGGACGAGAACGCGTACTCCCAGGGCATCCCGCTGCTCTTCCCGGGCTACGACCTGGACTCGGACGGGCTCAAGACCCTCGCGGCCGAGGACGGTCAGAAGATCGGCCTGAGCGTCACCGGTCACGCCGGCTACACGCCCGGCAAGCTGACCGCGGCCAAGGTCTCGTACTCCTACGACGGTGGGAAGACCTGGACCGAGGCGACCACCGCACAGCAGGACGGCCGGTGGACCGCGACCGTGAACCACGCGGGCGCGGCCGGCAAGCCGGTCACCCTGAAGACCGAACTGACGGACGCCAACGGCAACTCCGTCATCCAGACCGTGACCGACGCGTACGCCGTGCGCTGA
- a CDS encoding helix-turn-helix transcriptional regulator, whose protein sequence is MLGAIGLDEIQESAYRALVAVGASEVSDLAHRLGLPEPDTERALRRLEQHGLAAQSSARTGRWVAAPPGVALGALLTQQRHELEQAELAAALLAEEYRADADEPAVHDLVEVVTGASAVSHRFHQLQLGATSEVCALVTGKPIAVSGMENEAEEQVATRGVSYRVVVERETLTMPFGILELSTALSRNEQCRVIDRVPTKLVVADGALAMVPLTGRGAEPAALVVHASGLLESLMGLFEAVWREAMPLRLGEGNRLQEEDTGPDPTDLEILSLLLAGLTDASVAKQLELGLRTVQRRVKGLMELTGVSTRLQLGWHAYERGWVARTPRF, encoded by the coding sequence ATGCTGGGAGCCATAGGGCTCGACGAGATACAGGAGTCGGCGTACCGCGCGCTCGTGGCGGTGGGGGCCTCGGAGGTCTCCGATCTCGCGCACCGGCTGGGCCTTCCCGAGCCGGACACCGAGCGGGCGCTGCGCAGGCTGGAGCAGCACGGTCTGGCCGCGCAGTCCTCGGCCCGCACGGGCCGTTGGGTGGCGGCTCCACCGGGCGTGGCGCTGGGAGCGCTGCTCACCCAGCAGCGCCATGAGCTGGAGCAGGCGGAGCTGGCGGCGGCGCTGCTCGCCGAGGAATACCGGGCGGATGCCGACGAGCCGGCCGTGCACGATCTGGTCGAGGTGGTCACGGGGGCGAGCGCGGTGTCGCACCGCTTCCACCAGTTGCAGCTCGGCGCGACGAGCGAGGTGTGCGCCCTGGTCACCGGGAAGCCGATCGCCGTCAGCGGGATGGAGAACGAGGCCGAGGAGCAGGTCGCGACGCGCGGGGTGTCCTATCGGGTGGTGGTCGAGCGGGAGACGCTCACGATGCCGTTCGGGATTCTGGAGCTGTCGACGGCACTGAGCCGGAACGAGCAGTGCCGGGTCATCGACCGGGTGCCGACCAAGCTGGTCGTCGCGGACGGCGCCCTGGCGATGGTGCCGCTGACCGGGCGCGGCGCCGAGCCTGCCGCACTGGTGGTCCATGCCTCCGGGCTGCTGGAGTCGCTGATGGGCCTCTTCGAGGCGGTGTGGCGCGAGGCGATGCCGCTCAGGCTGGGCGAGGGCAACCGGCTCCAGGAGGAAGACACCGGCCCCGATCCCACGGACCTGGAGATCCTGTCGCTGCTGCTGGCCGGGCTGACGGACGCGAGCGTGGCGAAACAGCTGGAGCTGGGGCTGCGGACCGTACAGAGAAGGGTGAAGGGGCTGATGGAGCTGACCGGCGTCTCCACCCGGCTCCAGCTGGGCTGGCACGCGTACGAACGGGGCTGGGTGGCCCGCACGCCCCGGTTCTGA
- a CDS encoding DUF456 domain-containing protein yields MSMWQLVAVGLVMLLGLLGVLVPGVPGQAIVWAAVLWWALTDMTPVAWGVLIGATALLLLNQALKPLLPPRRPRETGAPRKTLMLGGIGAIVGFFVVPVIGAVPGYVGTIYGAERLRLGSHGAGWTSMRSVMRATGYAVLVELFACLLVTGAWLGALIWG; encoded by the coding sequence ATGAGCATGTGGCAACTCGTCGCCGTCGGCCTCGTCATGCTCCTCGGCCTGCTGGGTGTGCTGGTGCCGGGGGTCCCCGGCCAGGCGATCGTCTGGGCCGCCGTGCTGTGGTGGGCACTGACCGACATGACGCCGGTCGCCTGGGGCGTACTCATCGGCGCGACGGCGCTGCTGCTGTTGAACCAGGCGCTGAAGCCACTGCTGCCGCCGCGCCGCCCGCGCGAGACGGGCGCGCCGCGCAAGACCCTGATGCTCGGCGGGATCGGTGCGATCGTCGGCTTCTTCGTGGTGCCGGTGATCGGTGCGGTCCCCGGATACGTGGGGACCATCTACGGCGCGGAGCGGCTGCGGCTGGGCAGCCACGGCGCGGGCTGGACATCGATGCGCTCGGTGATGCGGGCGACCGGCTATGCGGTACTCGTCGAGCTCTTCGCGTGCCTGCTGGTGACGGGCGCCTGGCTCGGCGCATTGATCTGGGGCTGA